Proteins encoded by one window of Lathyrus oleraceus cultivar Zhongwan6 chromosome 1, CAAS_Psat_ZW6_1.0, whole genome shotgun sequence:
- the LOC127075777 gene encoding putative E3 ubiquitin-protein ligase LIN, with protein MASKALLPPPLSSKGSSSSRFKRIVGSVSERSNPKSNVSEDSTMDEASVISAVIGILSGYIGRYVKDDSFRRTIRDKCNSFLNRTRTKQDSDDIDNDNDNEDEDEIFVKMDFCMEKMNTLIEDHHQGTKKQVTMMKSIRSSIEVLTKIASSKSYLSSCAELYLAIAYKLLRNDRVSSKHLLQVFCYSPNLARTYLLSDLWEHLFLPHVLHLKIWYTSEFEFLSNEVHVGEKEKKMKVLNKVYNEKMDSGTYLFAMYYKQWLKVSGASVPPLPIVPLPSRPSCRSSRRMSSDSTISNSSINPNLYKAVFGLKEEKQKPISLGEQTGISTLSKGLEIDKKLYGDDYKYSSVQKEDMLSFGRSSNHSDKNQAHRLDYFKCLSCRFIPTDSMAKISYIKSKNASSSVLSSELVEAITTICSSNILTECEFTIRVVTKAWLNSPGDPLIEEALTQTSVIEGILEVLFVSTEDEILELIISILAELITRNDAIRQIILNSDPQLEIFVRLLKSTSLFLKASVLLYLSKPMAKQMISTEWVPLILRVMEFGDKLQTLFTVQCSPQVAAFYILDQLLNGFDEDKNLENARLVLSLGGLTLLMKRVQEGEIHERENSVSMILCCVRAEGSCRSYLAENINKSSLLELIVLGRKQSSSRYALSLLFELLYLDRRTKITKFLRGLKDGWNGLNTMHIFFIYLQKASPEEKPLVAVILLMLDLMEDNHVKGSIYREEAIEAIVASLNCQICDDTVQQQSAKALLLLGSHFSYAGESLMEKLLLQKAGFQEFSLQDSFPIHKEEEEAESWHKKAAYGLFKSGNKKLLSSLANCLASGIPCLARSSLTTISWMCSYLHLVEDSKFSSMAFSILAPHLLQSLSYDNDVEERVLASYSLLHLTKNSGCVPTLPSLNKDSITHLRNLSLVTWTANELISIFTKRSI; from the exons ATGGCTTCAAAAGCTTTGCTTCCACCACCACTTTCTTCAAAAGGTTCTTCTTCATCTCGGTTCAAAAGGATAGTAGGTTCGGTTTCAGAGAGATCAAATCCGAAGTCTAATGTTTCAGAAGATTCAACCATGGATGAAGCTTCCGTTATTTCAGCAGTGATTGGTATTCTAAGTGGTTACATAGGAAGATACGTAAAAGATGATAGTTTCAGAAGAACAATAAGAGACAAATGTAATTCATTTTTGAATCGAACAAGAACGAAACAAGATTCAGATGATATTGATAATGATAATGATAATGAGGATGAGGATGAAATCTTTGTGAAAATGGATTTCTGTATGGAGAAAATGAACACATTGATAGAAGATCATCATCAAGGAACAAAGAAACAAGTTACAATGATGAAAAGCATAAGAAGCTCCATTGAGGTTTTAACCAAAATAGCTTCTTCTAAATCATATCTTTCATCTTGTGCTGAACTTTACTTAGCAATAGCTTACAAGCTTCTGAGAAACGATAGAGTTTCTTCAAAGCATTTACTTCAAGTGTTCTGTTATTCGCCGAATTTGGCTAGAACTTATCTTCTTTCTGACCTTTGGGAGCATTTGTTTCTTCCTCATGTTCTTCATCTTAAGATTTGGTATACTAGTGAATTCGAGTTTCTTTCGAATGAAGTTCATGTTGGTGAGAAGGAAAAAAAGATGAAAGTTTTGAACAAAGTTTACAATGAGAAAATGGATAGTGGAACTTATCTTTTTGCTATGTATTATAAGCAATGGCTTAAAGTTAGTGGTGCTAGTGTGCCTCCTCTTCCTATTGTTCCTTTGCCGTCAAGGCCGAGCTGTAGATCGTCGAGAAGAATGTCTTCGGATTCTACCATTTCGAATTCTTCGATTAATCCGAACTT ATACAAGGCGGTGTTTGGCCTGAAAGAAGAGAAGCAAAAACCTATTAGTCTTGGCGAGCAGACCGGAATTTCGACACTAAGCAAAGGATTAGAGATTGATAAAAAACTATATGGAGATGATTATAAATACAGTTCGGTTCAG AAAGAAGACATGTTATCATTTGGAAGATCATCAAATCATAGTGACAAGAATCAAGCTCATAGATTGGATTATTTTAAGTGCTTATCTTGCAGGTTCATACCAACAGATAGCATGGCGAAAATCAGTTATATCAAATCTAAGAATGCTTCTTCAAGTGTTCTTTCAAGTGAGTTAGTTGAAGCTATTACAACTATATGTTCATCCAATATTTTAACCGAATGCGAATTCACTATTCGCGTCGTTACCAAAGCTTGGTTGAACTCACCTGGTGATCCTCTCATTGAAGAAGCATTGACACAAACTAGTGTCATTGAAGGTATCTTAGAGGTGTTATTTGTCTCGACCGAAGACGAAATTCTTGAACTGATTATATCGATTTTAGCCGAGTTAATCACAAGAAACGACGCGATTAGACAAATCATACTCAATTCTGATCCTCAGCTTGAAATTTTTGTGAGACTTTTAAAAAGTACTAGTCTTTTTCTCAAGGCTTCGGTGCTTCTTTATCTGTCGAAACCAATGGCGAAACAAATGATATCGACGGAATGGGTGCCATTGATACTTAGAGTGATGGAATTCGGCGATAAACTGCAGACACTTTTCACAGTTCAATGTAGTCCTCAAGTTGCCGCGTTTTACATTTTGGACCAACTTTTGAACGGTTTCGATGAAGATAAGAACTTAGAGAATGCAAGACTAGTTCTTTCACTCGGCGGGTTGACACTTTTAATGAAAAGAGTTCAAGAAGGAGAGATTCATGAGAGGGAGAATTCTGTTTCGATGATTTTATGTTGCGTTCGAGCCGAAGGAAGCTGTAGAAGCTACTTGGCCGAAAATATTAACAAGAGTTCTTTGCTCGAACTCATTGTTCTTGGAAGGAAACAAAGTTCAAGTCGCTACGCATTGTCTTTGCTATTTGAATTGCTTTACCTCGATAG AAGAACCAAGATTACGAAATTCTTGAGAGGACTTAAAGATGGATGGAATGGATTAAACACAATGCACATTTTCTTCATTTACCTTCAAAAGGCTTCACCAGAAGAAAAGCCTTTAGTTGCAGTGATACTATTGATGCTTGATCTTATG GAAGATAATCATGTCAAGGGGAGCATATATAGAGAAGAAGCTATTGAGGCAATTGTAGCTTCTTTAAATTGTCAAATATGTGATGATACAGTTCAACAACAATCAGCAAAAGCTCTACTTTTATTAGGAAGCCATTTCTCTTATGCAGGAGAATCACTTATGGAAAAACTGCTTTTACAAAAAGCAGGTTTCCAAGAATTTTCCTTACAAGATTCATTTCCTATTCACAAG GAGGAAGAAGAAGCTGAAAGCTGGCACAAAAAAGCAGCTTATGGCTTATTCAAAAGTGGAAATAAGAAATTGCTATCTTCGCTTGCAAATTGTTTAGCCAGTGGCATCCCTTGTTTGGCTCGTTCAAGTCTTACAACTATTTCATGGATGTGTAGCTACCTACATTTAGTTGAAGATTCAAAGTTTTCATCAATGGCTTTCTCAATCCTAGCACCACATTTGTTACAATCATTGAGTTATGATAATGATGTTGAAGAAAGAGTTCTAGCTTCATATTCTTTGTTGCATCTTACAAAAAATTCAG GATGTGTTCCTACCCTACCGTCGTTAAACAAAGATTCAATCACGCATTTAAGAAATCTCTCCCTAGTGACATGGACGGCAAATGAGCTTATATCGATATTTACAAAAAGAAGCATCTAA